AACAATTCCGATGAGTGCAGAAATTATATGTGTTGGTACCGAATTGTTGTTAGGAGATATTCTTAATAGCAATGCTCAATTTTTAGCGCAACAATTAGCACAGCTAGGAATTCCTCACTACTATCAAACGGTGGTGGGAGATAATCCAGAACGTCTGAAACAAGTTATAGAAATTGCTATTTCCAGAGCGCAAATTCTTATTTTTACTGGTGGTCTTGGTCCGACACCCGATGACCTAACATGTGAAGCGATCGCTGATTTTTTTGGTGTACCTTTAGTAGAACGCGCTGACATCATCGAAGATATTACTCGTAAATATACTTCTCGCGATCGCGTAATGGCTCCCAGCAACCGCAAGCAAGCTTTAATTCCTCAAGGTGCAGAAATTTTGCCCAACCCCACAGGCACAGCACCGGGTATAATTTGGCAACCCCGTCCCGAATTAACTATTTTCACTTTTCCGGGTGTGCCAAGTGAAATGCATAGAATGTGGCAAGAAACCGCAGTACCATTTCTTAAAAGCCAAGGTTGGGGCAAGGAAATTATTTACAGCCGGATGTTAAAGTTTTGGGGCATTGCTGAATCTGCTTTAGCAGAGAAGGTGTCACCTTATTTGAATTTGCCTAACCCTACGGTAGCGCCTTATGCAGCAAAGGGGGAAGTACGCTTGCGAGTTTCTGCAAAAGCGGCTTCACAAGCCGCAGCAGAGGAATTGATTTCACCTGTTGAGAAACAACTTAAAGACATTGCGGGGTTAAATTATTATGGTGCTGATGATGACACTCTAGCTTCAGTGGTGGGTGAGTTATTGCGATCGGCTGGGTCAACACTTTCAGTAGCAGAAT
Above is a genomic segment from Tolypothrix sp. NIES-4075 containing:
- a CDS encoding competence/damage-inducible protein A — protein: MSAEIICVGTELLLGDILNSNAQFLAQQLAQLGIPHYYQTVVGDNPERLKQVIEIAISRAQILIFTGGLGPTPDDLTCEAIADFFGVPLVERADIIEDITRKYTSRDRVMAPSNRKQALIPQGAEILPNPTGTAPGIIWQPRPELTIFTFPGVPSEMHRMWQETAVPFLKSQGWGKEIIYSRMLKFWGIAESALAEKVSPYLNLPNPTVAPYAAKGEVRLRVSAKAASQAAAEELISPVEKQLKDIAGLNYYGADDDTLASVVGELLRSAGSTLSVAESCTGGGLGQMLTEISGSSEYFWGGVISYDNSVKVGLLGVNPEDLAKFGAVSATVAEQMAIGVRSRLATTWGLSITGVAGPSGGTDTKPVGLVYIGLAAANGEVESFEYRFGAVRGRSLIRHLSACTALDNLRRKLLSSVLNRNV